A segment of the Tautonia rosea genome:
AAACGTGACCCGAGGGGAGCCCCTGCCCCTGGGAGCCAATCGCGCACAGGGGGGCGTGAACTTTGTCTTGATTTGTCGGCATGCATTTTCGGTCAACCTGGTCCTCTGCGAGCCCTGCAACGGAAGCATCCTGACAGAAATCCCCCTCGACCCGAGGCTGAATCGGACGGGAGATCACTGGCACGTCCGGGTCGAGGGGCTCGACAGCGACTTTTGTTACGGCTATCGCGTCGACGGCCCCAAGGGCGGCCCGCACCGATACGACCCGACGAAAATCCTGATCGACCCGGCCTGCCGGGCCCTCTCGTGCGGCACCCCCTGGGGCCAGACCGGCACGATGCCGAGGCTCAGCCTGACGATGCCGTCGGACTACGACCGCATCAACGACCTGCACCCGCGGATCCCGCTCGAAGACTCGATTCTCTACGAATTGCACGTCCGAGGATTCACCGCGAACCCGAATTCGGGGGTCCGCCACCCCGGCACCTTCGCCGGCCTGGCGGAGAAGATCGACTATTTGAAAGACCTGGGGATCACCGGCGTCGAACTCCTGCCGATCGACGAATTCGACGAGAACGATTGCCCCTTCGTCAATCCGTACACCGGGGAGCGGAACCGGAATTTCTGGGGCTACAACACCATTGCCTACGCTGCTCCCAAGGCGGCCTATGCCAGCAACCCCGAGCGTACCGCCCCCTGGGAAGAATTCCGCCGGATGGTCCGCGCCTTCCACGACTCCGGCCTTGAAGTGGTGCTCGACGTCGTCTTCAACCACACGGCCGAAGGGGGCGAGGGAGGCCCGACCTACAGCTTCCGCGGCCTCGACAACGAGCTGTATTATCTGGTTGACGAACACGGGCACTATCATAACTTCACCGGTTGCGGCAACACGGTGAACAGCAATCACCCGGTGGTGCGCAACCTGATTCTCGCCTGCCTGCGGAACCTGGTAGCCGAGTCACACGTCGATGGCTTCCGGTTCGACCTGGCGTCGGTCCTCGGGCGCGACAAGAAGGGGAATGTCCTCATCGAGCCACCGGTGGTGGAGATGATCAGCGAGGACCCCTTGCTCCGCGATACGAAGCTCATCGCCGAGCCCTGGGACGCGGCGGGGCTGTATCAGGTCGGCAGCTTTCCGGGCGGGGTCCGATGGTCCGAGTGGAACGGCCATTACCGCGACGACGTGCGGCGGTTCTGGAAAGGGGACTGCGGCCAGGTGAATCTGCTCGCGACCCGACTCTGCGGCAGCCAGGACCTGTATGCCGATCGCGGTCCCTTGCACTCGATCAACCTGATCACCTGCCACGACGGGTTCACCTTGCACGACCTCGTCTCGTACAACCAGAAGCACAACCTGGCCAACGGCGAGGACAACCGCGACGGCCACAACGACAACGCCTCGTGGAACTGCGGCGTCGAGGGGCCGACCGAGGACCCGGCCGTCCTGTCGCTGCGGGCTCGTCAGGCACGCAACATGATCGCCACCCTGATGGTCAGCCAGGGGGTGCCGATGCTCCTGGGAGGCGACGAGTTCCTCCGCACTCAGGGCGGAAACAACAACGCCTGGTGTCAGGACAACGAGACAAACTGGGTCGATTGGTCCTTGCTTGACGAACATGCTGATTTTCACCGATTCGTCAAGCAATTGATCGCCCTGCGAAAGCGACATCCGGCGTTGCGGCGTCGGACCTTCCTGAAGCGCGTGGCCGGCTTCCCGCCCGATGTCGTCTGGCACGGGGTCCGGCCTGGCGAGCCCGATTTCGGCTACGACAGCCACACGCTCGCCCTGGCCCTCGACGGCCGCCGCTGCGATCGGCCCGGCGTGATCGACCGCGACATTTACATCGCGTTCAACGCCTACTGGCAGCCGCTCTCGTTCACAATCCCCGCGTCTCCCTCGGGCCGACCCTGGCGGCGGGCCGTCGACACCGCCCTGCCCTCTCCCGATGACGCCCTGGGACTCGATGAAGGACCCGTTGTGCCCATCATGAAGCCCTACCGGGTCACGGGCCGGTCAATGATCATCCTCGTCTCGGAGGGCTGATCGGCTCCACGCCTCGGCCTCGGGCGGCGATGAACGGCCCGAAACGCCTAAAGCGACGTTCCCGTTCGCGGAGCAGCAGAACGCCAGCGTCGGCGGTGATCCGCCCGCCTCGGACTTCGCCGCGAACCGCCTTGGGGCCGAGGCTGGTGAAGAGCAGCGTCATCTGGAGAGAAAGACGTATGCGCGAATCTTGATCCAGCAAGACGTTACTTTATCGCTCACTTTTCGTGAAGGAATGTGCATGAGTGGGCTGTGTGAGACGTGTCTGAACTCATGAGTGCTGTTGAAATTCAGTCAACGGTGGTTTTTCTTGTTGCGATCATCGGAAATTCATGGTGAAGTGACGTTGGGCCATTGACTCGAATGCCCCAACAATTCTGCGGGTTATCTCCAAGTAATTGGGTCAGTCCTTCAACAGGACACGAGGAGAACCTTTATGAGTCGTATGTTTCGCTCAAAGCGATCGGCATTCACGCTGATCGAGCTCTTGGTGGTCATCGCGATCATCGGCGTGCTCATCGCGCTACTGTTGCCGGCAGTCCAATCGGCCCGAGAGGCCGCTCGTCGCGCGCAGTGTAGCAATAACCTGAAGCAAATCGGGCTCGCCCTGCATAACTATCACTCGGCGGTTGGGTCTTTCCCCTGGACACAGGGCATCCTCTCGGCGTTCCCGCCGCAGGCCTTCAATGGCCGGGCTCCCTGGGAGGGCGGTAACGGCCACGAATGGGGCAACTTCAGCGCCCTGGCGCTCATGCTGCCCTACATGGAGCAGCAGGCCGCCCACAATGCGCTGAATTTCGACTTCGGCTTCAACTGGACCGTCGGGCCGCATCCCATCTCGGCCGAGCCGACCCAGTTCACCGGGGCGACCACCTACATCTCCACGTTCATCTGCCCGAGCGACTCGGATGGACTGGGCCGCAACAACTACATGGCCTCCAACGGGACGAACTTCGACTGGTGGTCGCGCCCGGCCGCCGCGGGGGCCCTCCAGCGTCCCCTGGTCGCGTCGTGGTCGCCCGTCCGGGGCCACTTCCGCGGGGATATCGGCAGCATCGGCGACGGGACGTCGAACACGATCGCCTTCGCCGAGCGGCTCCGGGGCGACGGCGACGGCGTGAAGCAGTCGCCCAGCGACATCTACAACGCCGTGCCCATTAACGGGCTCTTCCTCAACGACCCGGGCTACGTCATGCAGGCCCAACCGTTCTCGGCCCTGCAGGAAGCGATCCGGCAGTGCGATGACTTCGCCCGGGCGAATCCCCGCAGTTCCTGGGACTGGTCAGGTCTGCACTGGGCTGCGGGCACCTATAACCAGACGGTCTTCAACTTCGTCGTCACCCCGAACCACCCGGGTGCCGACTGCTCCCCCTGGGGCGGTGTGGCCACCGGCTTCGGCTTCTTCACCCCGCGCAGCAAGCACCCCGGCGGTGTGAATGTCATGCTGGCCGATGGGTCGGTCCGCTTCGTCAAGGACACGATCGCCTTGCAGACCTGGTACTCGCTGGGCACGAAGTCCGGCGGTGAGGTGCTCTCGGCCGATTCCTTCTGATCGGGACGCATCGCCCGCCAAGTAGATCGACCGTTGAGGTGACGAGGAATTCCTCGTCACCTCAACGGTCGGCCGTATTCTCCCCCCATTGCGATCGGAGCCATTCCGGGTACGTCCCGACCCCGATCGCAACGGGCCTCGTCCTTATTACTGGCCCGGCGGCAAGAGCGTTGTCTCACCACCGCCGTAGAATTGCTTCTCCATCTCTTCCATTTCCTTGTTCGACTGTTCGAGTTCTTCCGGCGTGGCTGGTCTTGCCTCGGGGATGTTCGTGCTCCTACCCCCGCATCCCGCAGTGAGGCCGAACATCAAGGCGATGCCCATCGAACCGACAACGATTGATCGTCTCATCTGTGATGCCCTCGCTCTTGATCATAAATGCTAAAGTATTGTTCTGTGAAGAAATTGAATGCGAATTACGATTCGCTCTTCACATCCGGCACACTACCCGTACGGGGTTGCCCCGTCAATCAATCAGTCGGTCGCGCTTGTCCCCGCCCCCTGCCCTGATCCCACCTCCGCGGCCCGAGGCTGAGTGATGGTGAGCGCGTTGCGACGACGTCGAACCTTGCGGGTCGCGATGGTGCTGGTCGCGGTCGGCGTTGCCGCTTTCAGCTATGATGCCTGGCGATCCCGACGCACGCTTGACGAGGCCCGGCAGGCCATCGAGCGGGGAGATCTGCGTGCTGCGGGGCCGATCCTCGAGCAATTCGCTCGCTCCCGGCCCTGGCTCCGGGGAGCCGAGTCCGATTACCTGCTTGGCCTGACCCGCTGGGCCTCGGGGCGGCAGGCCGAGGCGCTCGACGCCTTCGATCGCATCCCGGCGAGCAGCGAGTACGCCGGCCGCGCCGCCTTCTTCCGTGTCGAGGCCGCGCTGGGACGCGGTGGGTTCGCCGAGGCGGAGCAGATCCTTCGGGGCTTGATCCAAGGCGGCGGCCCCGGGCTGAACCCAGCCCGACAGTGGCTGGCGCAGGTGCTCCGTATCCAGGCCCGATTCGACGAGGCCCGGCCCCTGATCCGCGACTGCTTCGCCGAGGCTGACAACCCGGTCGGCCTGCTGCACGAGCTTTGGCTTCTTGATCGCGGCACGGTCGGCCTCGAGATCCAGTCGGCCGCCCTCAGGCAGGCCGCGGCACTGGCCCCCGACGACGACCGGGTCCGGCTGGGCCTGGCCCGGGTGGCAATCCTCGACGGCGACCTCGACGAAGCCCGTCGC
Coding sequences within it:
- a CDS encoding DUF1559 domain-containing protein; the encoded protein is MSRMFRSKRSAFTLIELLVVIAIIGVLIALLLPAVQSAREAARRAQCSNNLKQIGLALHNYHSAVGSFPWTQGILSAFPPQAFNGRAPWEGGNGHEWGNFSALALMLPYMEQQAAHNALNFDFGFNWTVGPHPISAEPTQFTGATTYISTFICPSDSDGLGRNNYMASNGTNFDWWSRPAAAGALQRPLVASWSPVRGHFRGDIGSIGDGTSNTIAFAERLRGDGDGVKQSPSDIYNAVPINGLFLNDPGYVMQAQPFSALQEAIRQCDDFARANPRSSWDWSGLHWAAGTYNQTVFNFVVTPNHPGADCSPWGGVATGFGFFTPRSKHPGGVNVMLADGSVRFVKDTIALQTWYSLGTKSGGEVLSADSF
- a CDS encoding glycogen debranching protein produces the protein MATLIDDSPIRNGTLGTYHFRARELNVTRGEPLPLGANRAQGGVNFVLICRHAFSVNLVLCEPCNGSILTEIPLDPRLNRTGDHWHVRVEGLDSDFCYGYRVDGPKGGPHRYDPTKILIDPACRALSCGTPWGQTGTMPRLSLTMPSDYDRINDLHPRIPLEDSILYELHVRGFTANPNSGVRHPGTFAGLAEKIDYLKDLGITGVELLPIDEFDENDCPFVNPYTGERNRNFWGYNTIAYAAPKAAYASNPERTAPWEEFRRMVRAFHDSGLEVVLDVVFNHTAEGGEGGPTYSFRGLDNELYYLVDEHGHYHNFTGCGNTVNSNHPVVRNLILACLRNLVAESHVDGFRFDLASVLGRDKKGNVLIEPPVVEMISEDPLLRDTKLIAEPWDAAGLYQVGSFPGGVRWSEWNGHYRDDVRRFWKGDCGQVNLLATRLCGSQDLYADRGPLHSINLITCHDGFTLHDLVSYNQKHNLANGEDNRDGHNDNASWNCGVEGPTEDPAVLSLRARQARNMIATLMVSQGVPMLLGGDEFLRTQGGNNNAWCQDNETNWVDWSLLDEHADFHRFVKQLIALRKRHPALRRRTFLKRVAGFPPDVVWHGVRPGEPDFGYDSHTLALALDGRRCDRPGVIDRDIYIAFNAYWQPLSFTIPASPSGRPWRRAVDTALPSPDDALGLDEGPVVPIMKPYRVTGRSMIILVSEG